From the Terriglobia bacterium genome, the window CGCTCAGGAGCGACATCGCCTCGGGAGAGATCTCGAGCACATCGCGGCCGCGTGCCCCTGCCATGCGCGCAAGGACGTGATCCACCAGGAGGGGGATGTCCCCGCTCCTCTCCCGGAGCGGCGGCACCGTGATGGGCACCACGCAGATGCGGTAGAAGAGGTCCCTCCTGAACCGCCCCTCGACCACCTCCCGCTGGAGGTCCCGGTTGGTCGCGCTGATGATCCGAACGTCGACGGAGATCGTCCGCTCGCTCCCGAGCCGCTCGAAGGTGCCGCTCTGAACCACCCGGAGCAGCTTCACCTGCGTCGCCGGACTCAGCTCCCCCACCTCGTCGAGGAAGAGCGTCCCGCCGTCGGCCAGCTCGAAGCGGCCCTTCCGGTCCCGGACCGCCCCGGTGAAGGCGCCCTTCACGTAGCCGAACAGCTCGCTCTCGAGCAGCGTGTCCGGCAGGGCCCCGCAGTTCACCGCCACGAAGCGTCCGGCGGCGCGAGCCCCTTGCGCGTGGATGGCGGTCGCGACGAGCTCCTTTCCCGTCCCGCTCTCCCCCTGCACGATGACGGGAGCGGTGGAATCGGCCGCCTCGCGAATCGTCTCGAAGAGCTCCTGCATCTTCGCGTCGCGACCGACGATTCCCGAAAAGGAGACCTCGGTTCGGAGGGCGCGCCTCAGTGAATGAACCTCCGTGCGGTCATCGATCAGGAGGAAACAGAGTTCTTCGACACCGAGCCGCCCCAGGGATGCGCCGACGGACAACCGGAGCGTCCGGCGTCGACCCTCCGAAAACACCTCGAACTTCCTGTCCGCGCGCACGGCGGTCCCGCGCCGAAAGGCTTCGGCTACGAGACACCGGAGCCCGCAACGATCGGCCTGTCCCACCGGGCAATCCGCGCACGGCGCGTTCGGCAGGCGGGCGCAGCCGAGGGCGTCCCCGATCAATTTCCCCAGCGCCTCCGCCGACGTCACGCCGAAGAGGGTCTCTACGTACGGGTTCAGCGCGTGGATCCGGCTCTCCCTGTCGACGGCCAGGATCCCGCAGGGCACGGATTGGAACATGGTCTGCAGGAGCGACCGCTTGCTCTCGAGCCTGGCGTTTGCGCTCCCGAGATCTCGAAGTGCGGTAGCCGCCCGACTCTCCGCGGCAATGCGGGCCGAAACGTCCCGAAAGACGCAAACGTGGCGGACCGACGCGCCGCTCTCCTCTCCGATCCGCCTGCACAGGCCCTGGACCTCGACGGAGCCGCCGCGGCGCGATTCCACCCGCAGCTCCGCCCCCTCGAATTCGGCGACCCACGAGACGGGATCGGACAGGATCGTGCCCCGCACCGGGTCCTCGACCCGCAGGACCTCGGTCACGTGCCTGCCCCGCGCTTGCTCCACGGGCCAGCCCGTGATCGCCGCGGCCGCGGCGTTCAGGTACGTTACGCGCCCCTCGCCGTCGAACGTGAGCACCGCGTCGCCGATGGCGCGAAGGACGGCGTCGAACCACCTCTCCCCGTCCCCGTCCGAGGTCGCTAGACACGTGTCACAGAATGCGGGGTCG encodes:
- a CDS encoding sigma 54-interacting transcriptional regulator, which encodes MGVKVAGSASNSTMSANDPAFCDTCLATSDGDGERWFDAVLRAIGDAVLTFDGEGRVTYLNAAAAAITGWPVEQARGRHVTEVLRVEDPVRGTILSDPVSWVAEFEGAELRVESRRGGSVEVQGLCRRIGEESGASVRHVCVFRDVSARIAAESRAATALRDLGSANARLESKRSLLQTMFQSVPCGILAVDRESRIHALNPYVETLFGVTSAEALGKLIGDALGCARLPNAPCADCPVGQADRCGLRCLVAEAFRRGTAVRADRKFEVFSEGRRRTLRLSVGASLGRLGVEELCFLLIDDRTEVHSLRRALRTEVSFSGIVGRDAKMQELFETIREAADSTAPVIVQGESGTGKELVATAIHAQGARAAGRFVAVNCGALPDTLLESELFGYVKGAFTGAVRDRKGRFELADGGTLFLDEVGELSPATQVKLLRVVQSGTFERLGSERTISVDVRIISATNRDLQREVVEGRFRRDLFYRICVVPITVPPLRERSGDIPLLVDHVLARMAGARGRDVLEISPEAMSLLSEHSWPGNVRELENVLQFAFVKSRGERVGPEHLPAALAKARASIRLQPSKAKRLTEESVMEALSETHGNRLQAAKRLGVSRATLYRFLDDLADARARGSTPPS